Part of the Anomalospiza imberbis isolate Cuckoo-Finch-1a 21T00152 chromosome 29, ASM3175350v1, whole genome shotgun sequence genome, GAGATTTGTCCTGGCTGCCTGCCCTAATGCTAAAGCGCTTTGCAGAATTAAACTGATGTAGAAACCTTATTTATAATCATAATGCAGCCAAACCCAGATTATCTGCATCTTTCTTATTCCTGGAGTCAACGAGTTGATGATGTGGAGCTGCAGGGTGTTGTAGCCCAAAACCATCTTTTGTTTCCTGTGCAGGTGATAGATTTTTCAGTGAGTTTATTGCTTATTTGTCTAAAGTCTTCAGGTATCTTTCAAACTTTAGGTGACCGTTTCCctctaacttttttttctttttttgtaattaCAATGCCTTGCAGGGCTTGTGAACACAGACAGtgagagcagggaaaggcaggtCCCTTTCTGTCTGGTTTTTAAGTCGGCATCCCTACTGATGGGGTTTCATCCTCTCCCCACTGCTCATTTCCTCTGGGATAGCactgtcacagaatcacagactggtttgggttggaagggaccttaatgcccatccagttccactcccttgccatgggcagggacaccttccactatcccaggttgctccaagccccatccagcctggcctggaacacttccagggatggggcagccacagcttctctaggcaccctgtgccagggcctcagcaccctcacagaggaattttttcctaataccttATCTAAACCAGCACCTGGAGtcctggagtggtttgggttggaagagacccttAAAACTCATCCTGTTCTACAGTgcccacaggcagggacaccttccactagaccagcttgtcccagcctggcctgtTGCCATGTGGAGGTGATTGTCATGGCACTGGTTTTGGTGTGACAGGAGTGCCTgtggctgtgggaagagctgaaCTGGAAGCTTGGGGTTATTTCCATGGGGACAGGTGGCTCCAGGAAGGATTTATAAACAGTGTCCATTAATAGTGGCCTGGCAGCACTTTGGGGGAGCCCAGATGAAGTCACTGCTGTGTCTGGGGGGGTCACAGGACGATGCAGGTTCCCCATCCCTTCCTGCTCCCAGTAACCATCCCAGACCCAGAGCTCTGGAGGTTCAGCCTTTGGGACAGAGGGATGAGGGATATCCCAGTCCCTCACAGCCACTTTTTGttcagctcctggcagcagtgTGGTGGGATTCCAGGCAGCTGGCATCAGCAGGGATCTGTTCCTGCTTCACccctctctgtgctctgctgtgtggCCTTTGACCACACAATCTGCACGTTCTCAGAGTTGAGCTAATGAATTTGGAAGGTACAAAAAGTACCTTAAACTGGAGCTGGTGTGAGCAGTTCCCACTTGGCATTCCTGGAGGGCCCTTGGCCTGTGGCTGACATCCTCAATTGTTCCCTGTTTCTCCTTAAAATCCCTCCCATGGCTGTAGTCCATCCCCTGGAGATGCTCCAGGGCAGTTGCAGTGTCTGCTCTCTCCTAAACCAACACGTGGATTTACAGTCACTCCCAACTCTTTATTTATGCACATTCCTTGTCTTTCCCTGGTTTATGATTTGGAGGTAAACTGGCACAAGCCCTCAATCCCTGTTGCCTCTTCCAAGTTCTCTGAGGAGCCATGAAATTATAAAGATACCTCTTCTGATGCCACCCAGGCTTTCCACACAAGTTTTAACTGTATTTTTAGCAATTTCAGCATTATTGGGAGCAATGCTCTGTATCCTTGCAGTGAACTTTGCATCCTTTGTGTGGTTTGTGCTTCCCCTCCAGTAACTCTGTTGCTGTCTGTCCCTCTGAAGGAGAGCCCTGACCTGTAGCTGTGCACCTGCAGTTCTTCCCTCCctttgggtttattttcctGGGATTTATTAACATAACTTTTTTAGTTTAGCGTCTCAAGTTGTGCTGAGCTCTGGTTTTCTCTCTCAGTCAGATTCAGAGGAAGATGaaccagcaaagaaaaaaaatactcttcaGGTAAATAACAAGGGCACTTGGTTAAAcagttttcacaggaaaaagtGTTTGACTCTTGGGCTTTCACTTGTGTAAATCATCCACTCTGATCACCTCGTGGCTTTAAGCATATTCCTAAAATCCCATGGGTTTTCAAGTCCTTTTTATTGCCCCCCAggaataaaacataaaaatattgcGCTACCTTTTACACCTTTCCtaaaaccctctgattttaagaATTCCCACCCTTTCTTTTGGGCTTTTTCACCAATTTAAATCCTGGCTAAAGAGGCATTAATTTGGGAATTGGGCAGATATTTGCAACATTCACATTTTCCCTCAAAACCCCCCTGGCTTTTTCTGCAGTGTATTCAGAGTGGCCAAGCAGCAGGAAACCCACAAGGAGTGTTAGAACTGGGGGGATAATTGGCAGGAAGTCAGGAAAAGTGAATaatctccctctttttttctgtgatcCATTTGTCCTGCATGATCACCTTGTGTAAATTATCCACTCTGATCACCTCGTGGCTTTAGGGATATTCCTGAAATCCCGTGGGCCttcaaatcctttcttttgGGCACTTTCACCAATTTAAATCCTGGCTAAAGAGGCATTAATTTGGGAATTGGGCAGATATTTGCAACATTCACATTTTCCCTCAAAACCCCCCTGGCTTTTTCTGCAGTGTATTCAGAGTGGCCAAGCAGCAGGAAACCCACAAGGAGTGTTAGAATTGGGGGGATGATTGGCAGGAAGTCAGGAAAAGTGAATaatctccctctttttttctgtgatcCATTTGTCCTGCATGATCACCTTGTGTAAATTATCCACTCTGATCACCTCGTGGCTTTAGGGATATTCCTGAAATTCCGTGGGCCttcaaatcctttcttttgGGCACTTTCACCAATTTAAATCCTGACTAAAGAGGCATTAATTTGGGAATTAGGCAGATATTTGCAACATTCACATTTTCCCTCAAAACCCCCCTGGCTTTTTCTGCAGTGTATTCAGAGTGGCCAAGCAGCAGGAAACCCACAAGGAGTGTTAGAATTGGGGGGATAATTGGCAGGAAGTCAGGAAAAGTGAATAACctccctcttttctttctgtgatcCATTTGTCCTGCGTGGACACCACCAGGGACGCAGCGAGGGCTCCGGCTTGTCCGCTTTGCTTCCTCAGCCCAAAAACATGACAGTGAAAGAGACCAATCGGTTACTGCTGCCCTACGCCTTCTCgaggaaagcaggagaaaacTCCTCCGACTCCAAGCCTGCCAAGGCCCCGAGCTCCTCCTCCAAATCCAAACCCGTGCCCAAGCCGGCCGTGCCCACAACTCCGTCCCCGTCGGCCATCAAAGCTGCGGCCAAGAGCGCGGCGCTGCAGGTAACCAAACAGATcacccaggaggaggaggacagcGACGAGGAGGTGCAGCCAGAGAACTACTTCTCCTTGTCCGACAGGAGCGAGCCCGGCGCCGCGGGCACCGAGCCCTACCTGTACCCGGGCACGGCGGGGTCGGAGGACCCTCCTCCCGGGACAGAGCCGGAGCCCCAGTTCCAGGACGCGGCTGCTAACGCCCCTCTGGAGTTCAAGACAGGTGTGGGCTCCAGTGGAGttcagcacagctgggcacccAAACCCGGCGAGGACTACGGCAGCCAGCCCTATGGCCAGTTCCCCCCTGCCTACAGCGAGCCAGGGGGCTACTACCAGGTGGGTTCACTGGCCAGAGGTGAAgggaggggctctgagcaggTACTTGAGTGAGTGGCTCAAGTTGGTTACTGGCTGCTCCTGAGAATGCAGCCTGTGTGATGTACCTGGGGCACAGGAGAGGTAATCCAGCCTGTGTGAGGTACACGGGACATGGGGCAGGGAATCCAGCCTGTGTGAGGTACCtgggacacagggcagggaaTCCAGTCTGTGGGAGGTACCTGGGCAGGGAATCCAACCGGTGTGAGGTACCTGGGCAGGGAATCCAACCGGTGTTAGGTACCTGGGCAGGGAATCCAGCCTGTGTGAGATACCTGGGCAGGGAATCCAACCGGTGTGAGGTACCTGGGCAGGGAATCCAGCCTGTGTGAGGTACCTGGGCAGGGAATCCAACCGGTGTGAGGTACCTGGGCAGGGAATTCAGCCTGTGGGAGATACCTGGGCAGGGAATCCAGTCTGTGTGAGGTACCTGGGCAGGGAATCCAGCCTGTGTGAGATACCTGGGCACGGAATTCAGCCTGTGTGAGGTACCTGGGCAGGGAATCCAACCGGTGTGAGGTACCTGGGCAGGGAATCCAGCCTGTGTGAGATACCTGGGCAGGGAATTCAGTCTGTGTGAGATATCTGGGCAGGGAATCCAGCTGGTGTGAGGTACCTGGGCAGGGAATTCAGCCTGTGTGAGGTACCTGGGCAGGGAATCCAACCGGTGTGAGGTACCTGGGCAGGGAATCCAGCCTGTGTGAGATACCTGGGCAGGGAATTCAGCCTGTGTGAGGTACCTGGGCAGGGAATTCAGCCTGTGTGAGATATCTGGGCAGGGAATCCAGCCTGTGTGAGGTACCTGGGGCACAGGAGAGGTAATCCAGCCTGTGTGAGGTACCTGGGACACAGGGCAGGAAATCCAGCCTGTGTGAGGTACATGGGACATGGAGCAGGGAATCCAGCCTGTGTGAGGTACATGGGACATGGAGCAGGGAATCCAGTCTGTGTGAGATACCTGGGACACAGGGCAGGAAATCCAGCCTGTGTGAGGTACCTGGGCAGGAAATCCAGCCTGTGTGAGATACCTGGGATACAGGGCAGGAAATCCAGCCTGTGTGAGGTACCTGGGATACAGGGCAGGAAATCCAGCCTGTGTGAGATACCTGGGATACAGGGCAGGAAATCCAGCCTGTGTGAGATACCTGGGACATGGGGCAGGGAATCCAGCCTGTGTGAGGTACATGGGACATGGAGCAGGGAATCCAGTCTGTGTGAAATACCTGGGACATGGAGCAGGGAATCCAGTCTGTGTGAAATACCTGGGACATGGGGCAGGGAATCCAGCCTGTGTGAGATAGCTGGGACATGAAGCAGGAAATCCAGCCTGTGTGAGGTACCTGGGCAGGGAATGCAGCCTGTGTAACATAGCTGGGACATGAGGCAGGAAATCCAGCCTGTGTGAAATACCTGGGCATGTAATCCAGCCTGTGTGAGGTACCTGGGACATGGAGCAGGAAATCCAGCCTGTGTGAGATACCTGAAACACAGGGCAGGGAATCCAGCCTGTGTGAGGTACCTGGGACACAAGGAAGGGATCCAGCCCGAGCTATCTGGCACAGGGAGCCACAGCACCGGACACAAGGGGATTCCTACAGCGTGAGAGCTGCAGATGTTCTTTGCTGGACAGATGTTTGACAGCTGCACTCCTGTGAAATTGCCCTGGATGTGAGGGTGCAAGGTCAGGGCTCACTGGAGCTGGTGTATGAGCCCAGGTTGTTTCTAATGATTCTGATAAATAGAATTCTAATACATAAAATTCTAATAAATAGAATTCTAATAAatagaatcccagactggtttgggttggaagggaccttaaagcccatcaagtcccagccctgccatgggcagggtcaccttccactgtcccacaTTGCTCTAAGCCctgttcaacctggccttgaactcttccagggatggggcagccaacagcatctctgggcaccctgaGAAGGGCCTCATTGCCATCAcaaggaagaattccttcccaatatcccaccaatccctgccctctggcagtgggaagccattctgCCTTGTCTTGTCACTCTAGCCCCTCGTGAAAAGCCCCTCAAAGCATTTGTTGGTTTGTCCCTCTGATGGGATCAGCCCCCGGGCAGTCTGTGGCTCGGTGCCACTCAGGATTGCTCTCATGCCAAACTGGTTTCCATTTCCCTGCCAGGATTACTACAGCAGCGGGTACTACCCAGAGGTGGAACCAGCCCAGGCCTCACCACAGGAGAGCAGCACCGACTCCTCCTTCATCGACGACGAAGCGGTTGGCACTTGATTTTCTGTCCCTCTGTGGAATTGGGATTTGAGCTCTGCCAGAACACAGGACCCTCTTGGCAGCCACGCTCCtgccccccagcacagcctgggttTCCAGGGGCTTGGGCTGGGTGTTTTTTCTGAGGGGCCTCGTGCTGTATTGTGGACATGTGTGGAGTCCTTCCCGCAGTCTGCTGGGCTCCTGCTCCAGCGGGGTCTGCAGGCCTGATAAGTACAGAATAGAATCAAttgttgaggttggaaaaggcctccaagagcatcacccagcactgccagggccaccactaaaccacggccccaagtgccacatccacatggcttttcAATCCTTCTGGGGGTGGGGACTTCACCACTgtgctgggcagcctgtgccagggctggacgACCCTCTGGGTGTAGGAATTTTCCCTATATCCAACCTCCtcttcccctggcacaacttgaggccgttttctcttgtcctgtcccttgttccctgggagcagagctcactggctgtcccctcctgtcagggagttgtgcagagccaaaAGGtccccccctgagcctccttttctccaggctgagctccctcagcctcctctgGCGCTCCAGGCCCTTCCCCAGCTTGGTTTGCTTCTCGGGACACGCTCCAGCTCCTCAATCTCTTTCTTGTCATGAAGGGCCCCAAACTGACCCTGGGATTGGTGGTGCCTCAGCAGTGCTAGCACAggggatgggcactgcctggAAGCAGGAGTAAATGCTGTTTTCTGCataggaaaatgaaattatacCCTTCCTGCTAAAATTCCAATATACAGCACACTGAAATTCTCCAAAAGATCGAAACCCTGGCTGGAAAACTGTTTGCTGTGCCTTGTGTCAGGTCAGTGTTGGGTGTCATTCCAGCTCTTCTGTTCCTCCTTCAGTTCAAGCGTCTGCAGGGCAAGCGGAATCGTGGGAGGGAAGAGATCAACTTCGTGGACATCAAAGGTGACGACCAGCTGAGCGGGGCCCAGCAGTGGCTGACCAAGTCCTTGACAGAGGAGAAGACCATGAAGTCATTCAGCAAGGTGGGTGGAGGGCGAGGGCTGTGGTTGGAGCCTCTGCTCAGTGCCCAAATTAgccccagctggagctgtgttgGGTGCTGGGCAGTCACCAGGGAGGGTAAATAATGACATGTGAGAGACCAGTAGAGTTCCTCAGAACGCAGCATGTGGGTGGGGAGGGCCAGCCAGGAAGTGCTCCAGCCCATGGAATCTGCAGTTTAATAGGGAACAAATGCTGCTTGGGATGGCTGTGTGCAGGCCCTTGTCTTGGTTTGATGTCCAGGGAAGcacctctccaggctgaacacttCACCTCTTTCTGCTTTCCAGAAAAAAGGAGATCAGCCCACAGGACAGCAAAGGAGAAAACACCAGATCACGTACCTGATCCATCAGGTGAGTGGCCTCCCTGTGGTGTGTGAGCTGATCCTGGCAGAATTGCAGGGCAGCACAAGGCTGGAGTGCTGGGGACCAGCTGAGAACCCCCAGAGTCCTGGTGAGACCCAGGGGTGCCAGAGGTGAGTCCTGGCCCTGAGGGTGTCCCAGTCCCGAGctttcagctttgctttgccCTTCCTGCACGTTCTGAGGCCCCTGTCCTGGATTCTGCCCCGGGGTTGGCTGCAGAGCCCGTCCCCACGAGAAGCTGCTTTTCAGCATGAATG contains:
- the PRCC gene encoding proline-rich protein PRCC, encoding MSLVAYASSEEDSDAEEPAGEEEEAADSPPAAAEQPSSRGLFAALPPPRAPAVPPSFLMGPLPTVSGFGSAPPGQAGAESPLEPAASGDGAAESPRPRGLLLPPPRNAATAASPLSPPPAASPGAGLGLPKPKKRTEPVRIAAPELHKGDSDSEEDEPAKKKNTLQGRSEGSGLSALLPQPKNMTVKETNRLLLPYAFSRKAGENSSDSKPAKAPSSSSKSKPVPKPAVPTTPSPSAIKAAAKSAALQVTKQITQEEEDSDEEVQPENYFSLSDRSEPGAAGTEPYLYPGTAGSEDPPPGTEPEPQFQDAAANAPLEFKTGVGSSGVQHSWAPKPGEDYGSQPYGQFPPAYSEPGGYYQDYYSSGYYPEVEPAQASPQESSTDSSFIDDEAFKRLQGKRNRGREEINFVDIKGDDQLSGAQQWLTKSLTEEKTMKSFSKKKGDQPTGQQRRKHQITYLIHQAKERELELKNTWSENKLSRRQTQAKYGF